A stretch of the Archocentrus centrarchus isolate MPI-CPG fArcCen1 unplaced genomic scaffold, fArcCen1 scaffold_26_ctg1, whole genome shotgun sequence genome encodes the following:
- the ydjc gene encoding carbohydrate deacetylase isoform X1 has translation MPQPRMMLVVTGDDFGYCPRRNRGIVDCFLAGGISNVSLLVNASAAKEAADLAKRHNIPIGLHANLSEGTPVCQSLQQSSTLINQHGFFRGKMGFRQALARGELSMKQVELELRAQVRLFMELNGHLPHHMDGHQHVHVLPEVREVFAQVLSDLRIPYTRVPVEPGLHSCPWLPAHLQKFYTQVEKDALDAIPIFKRHGIRWPQVYLGLTTMGQNMSIPSLHRALSHALAAGPSTTTSSSVRGSNQPVVTAELMVHPGYSSHPKEGGCGEGPDDFSQSADRQHELNVLKDPSLLALYCQERVQLCAFRDL, from the exons ATGCCACAGCCAAGAATGATGCTGGTGGTGACGGGAGATGATTTCGGCTACTGTCCCAGGAGGAACCGGGGGATTGTGGATTGCTTCCTGGCTGGAGGCATTTCCAATGTCTCATTGCTGGTTAATGCCTCAGCAGCTAAAGAGGCAGCAGATCTGGCTAAAAG ACACAACATTCCCATTGGCTTGCATGCCAACCTGTCCGAGGGCACTCCTGTTTGTCAGAGCCTACAGCAGTCGTCCACGCTCATaaaccagcatggcttcttccgTGGGAAAATGGGCTTTCGTCAGGCATTGGCGAGAGGAGAGCTCAGCATGAAACAG GTGGAGCTGGAGTTGAGGGCCCAGGTCAGGCTTTTCATGGAACTGAACGGTCACCTGCCCCACCACATGGATGGACACCAGCATGTTCATGTACTCCCAG AAGTGCGCGAGGTGTTTGCACAGGTCCTGTCAGATCTCCGGATTCCATACACCCGTGTACCTGTGGAGCCAGGTTTACACAGCTGCCCATGGCTGCCAGCACACCTCCAAAAATTCTACACGCAGGTGGAGAAGGACGCTTTGGACGCCATCCCAATTTTCAAACGCCATGGAATCAG GTGGCCACAAGTGTACCTGGGGCTGACAACTATGGGGCAAAACATGTCCATCCCAAGCCTGCACAGGGCCCTCAGCCATGCTTTGGCTGCAGGTCCTTCAACCACTACCTCCAGCAGTGTACGGGGTTCTAATCAGCCTGTGGTCACAGCTGAGCTTATGGTCCACCCGGGTTATTCCAGTCACCCCAAGGAAGGAGGCTGTGGAGAGGGCCCCGATGATTTCTCTCAGTCAGCTGACAGACAGCATGAGCTGAATGTGCTCAAAGATCCATCCTTGCTGGCTCTCTATTGCCAGGAGAGAGTGCAGCTCTGTGCCTTCAGAGACCTATGA
- the ydjc gene encoding carbohydrate deacetylase isoform X2 has protein sequence MGSRMKYNGHNIPIGLHANLSEGTPVCQSLQQSSTLINQHGFFRGKMGFRQALARGELSMKQVELELRAQVRLFMELNGHLPHHMDGHQHVHVLPEVREVFAQVLSDLRIPYTRVPVEPGLHSCPWLPAHLQKFYTQVEKDALDAIPIFKRHGIRWPQVYLGLTTMGQNMSIPSLHRALSHALAAGPSTTTSSSVRGSNQPVVTAELMVHPGYSSHPKEGGCGEGPDDFSQSADRQHELNVLKDPSLLALYCQERVQLCAFRDL, from the exons ATGGGCAGCCGTATGAAATACAATGG ACACAACATTCCCATTGGCTTGCATGCCAACCTGTCCGAGGGCACTCCTGTTTGTCAGAGCCTACAGCAGTCGTCCACGCTCATaaaccagcatggcttcttccgTGGGAAAATGGGCTTTCGTCAGGCATTGGCGAGAGGAGAGCTCAGCATGAAACAG GTGGAGCTGGAGTTGAGGGCCCAGGTCAGGCTTTTCATGGAACTGAACGGTCACCTGCCCCACCACATGGATGGACACCAGCATGTTCATGTACTCCCAG AAGTGCGCGAGGTGTTTGCACAGGTCCTGTCAGATCTCCGGATTCCATACACCCGTGTACCTGTGGAGCCAGGTTTACACAGCTGCCCATGGCTGCCAGCACACCTCCAAAAATTCTACACGCAGGTGGAGAAGGACGCTTTGGACGCCATCCCAATTTTCAAACGCCATGGAATCAG GTGGCCACAAGTGTACCTGGGGCTGACAACTATGGGGCAAAACATGTCCATCCCAAGCCTGCACAGGGCCCTCAGCCATGCTTTGGCTGCAGGTCCTTCAACCACTACCTCCAGCAGTGTACGGGGTTCTAATCAGCCTGTGGTCACAGCTGAGCTTATGGTCCACCCGGGTTATTCCAGTCACCCCAAGGAAGGAGGCTGTGGAGAGGGCCCCGATGATTTCTCTCAGTCAGCTGACAGACAGCATGAGCTGAATGTGCTCAAAGATCCATCCTTGCTGGCTCTCTATTGCCAGGAGAGAGTGCAGCTCTGTGCCTTCAGAGACCTATGA